GTGTAGCCAGCTGCTTTGGAGCCCCCATCAGCGGTGAGAGAGCACCAATAATTTTTAACTGCTCATACTAAATCTGTCTTCAcacttctgattctgaattaAGCTATTCCACCTTCTATTTCCTTCTTGCTTCACATAATTGCTCTTCCCTTTTATCCCCCCTCACATCTCTGCCATGTTGTTATGTTCATCATTTTCCCTCACCTCCTTCTCCTTTCATCCCCTCTCCACCTAACATTTTATTCCTCACAATTCACCGTTTTATTTTGGGAAACCTTGTAGGGGGTACAGCACTTTAGCTTCAAACTCCCTTTGCACTCTCACTGTAAGATACTTTCACTTTCATTCTGTACTTTGAGGtacatgtactttacttgagtcttttcttttcctccgcTCAACTCCACTACTATTCAACGGGAAGTATTGAATTTTCTATTTACTATGTTTATTTTACGAAAGGTTATTTGCATAGAAAACACAATAGTTTATAAACTTTAATATTGTGGTATAAATTAATCCAGCCAacaatttgtaaaataataGCTTAGTCAATTGAGAGATAATTATTTGGCATCTATCTAGATAtttttttctggtgttttttatttaatttaattttgatgGGTTTCTGCAATGGGTACTTCTacattgaataataataataataataataataataataataataataataataataataataataataataataataataataataataattcattgcatttattttagcgCTTTTTACTGCTATCAATTtacacaatgaaaaaaaatacttttaccaTATTTTTTGTTGCCGCACATGCAGGCTAAACGAGCTAAATGATTTTTACTGTTATTTGAGAATACTAGCTGTGTCCATGCTCCTCTGCTCCTGCAGGTGTGTTGTTCAGCGTTGAGGTGATGTGTTCTCACTTCGCCCTGAGGCATTACTACCCGTGTTTCTTCTCTGCCGCTTGCGGGGCGCTGACCTTCCGCCTGTTCTCCGTGTGGAGTGGAGATGATGGTAATGGAGGCCATGATCACCACTCGCCCCCTCATGTTGATCAGGGAGAAGCTTCACTTAGAGTCCCGGACGACTTGACCTGAGGAATAGAAGCCACAATACCAATACATCGCCTTAGTTAATGCGCTTTTATTGGAGTGTGAATTCACATGCCATCTACACTATATGACTAAAAAtattgtgcacacacactgaaatgttgactctaattgaatgtattatgtcTATAAATTACACATCATTGTATTAGcatggttgaaagcaatacttcTAAgttaaaatctaaaatatgagGTACAATTTAATATTATGACTTTCAActgacctaatacagttatgcaAAATCTGTtcttataatacatttaattcaagtcaacgtttcagttgtTCCGGGGCTGATTTCGATGGTTCCTATTGTTACCAGCtgataataaatacacaaaaccCAGGATGAAATAGAGTCAGGAAATACACATAACCTCAAAATGAACTCAACATATTAGCAAATATAATTCTTGAAAAATCTTAAATCTAACTCACACGACATTGAGAATGTCCCATGTACCCATTACTCATGTACTAATAAACTGAGCTAGCTTACTGAGCTAACTGAGCTAGCTTACCGTTGCTAATTCACTGTGTGGCACCTGACAATTACAGCTATTTAATTAGCTACAgttgtgttgtattatttaacaCAGGAAAGTTAACCAATATTGAAGTCCCAGgttaatattgtatttaattagcTTAAAAACCAACTACTCAAAGTTTTAGCCCCTTTACtgaacaatacaaatatttttaacagACCGAATAACCCTTCAATGTCATACTGAGCTACAGTTAAATAAATGCTACAAGGTTCTACAGTTCCCTTTAAAATCATGCTTTTAAACCTCCTTTAAGAAAGGGAGTCCAAATGAAACACCAAATATGGTATGCCTGCTATTCAGGTGTACTAGTGCAGGAAGAAAGACacaccctttttttaaagactctGCCCCTTACCTGGGTGCTAGTTCTAGACTACTTTATCCCTTATTCCTTCCCCAAAAATAAGCTTCAAACTATGTGGCAGTTTTGTGAAGGTCAAACTTCTCCATGATGTTCTGGTTTTTGAAGTTTGCTGATCAAAAATCGAGtgcaacataaaaaaagaaatgtaacaatAATTTCTGGCTGTAAGGGTGTCTGCATACATTGCATTGGCCATATAGTTTTGTGCTGAAATCAAACTGCAACCCTAAcaaaataactatttaaattatttaatctGAATCATGTTTCCCAATAAGCAtggttaaattaaaaagcaacattaGCCTCATTTGAAggcgtacacaaacacacacacacacacacacacacacacacacacacacacacacacacacacacacacacacacacacacacacacacacacacacacacacacacacacacacacacacacacacacacacacacacacacacacacacacacacacttttcccaGAGTTAATTTTGTCATGTCAGTGAAGTTGTCAGCCATCTAATTATTTGTCATTACAATGAGTGGAAACATTAGCTTTGGCACAATCAGCAAAACACTTAAAGCTGACAGCCCatgcatttcaataaaaacCTAAATGCAATAAAGAGAGGGAAGATTACATTTTGAAGACATTGGAGGGATGATTTCAATTTGCTCCTCTGTCCACAGAGACTCCTCAGGCATTGTTTAAAACGAATTTCCCCGCTGCTGTTCCTTTCTACCCGCTGGAAATTCTGCTCTTTGCCTTTCTTGGGTGAGTTTACTTTCGAGAGTTAAACAATAGTAGTTAAACAGGTCCTCTGTTTGTCTATGTCTCACACATATCAACTGATATTTGGCATCCTTATTCATATCATTGACAATCAAAATGATTTGACAGGTTCTGCTGTGGTTCCTTCCGAGTCTAATCAGCAATAAGTACTTGTTTTTTGTTACCAACCAGTTCCTGGCTTCCCCCCTCAACAAGTCCAAGTCTAATGACTTCCAATATTATCTTGCTGCCTGGGTTACAATAAGCCTGTTGTGTCCCGCTGagtctgctttctgtctcagGCTGCTATGTGGAGCTGTGAGCTGCTGCTACCTCTCCTGCCATCAGTGGATGCTGCAATTCACTAAAACAAACCCAATCTTCAACAAGATGATGACAACAGAGTGAgagcttttttgttgttgtattaagTCATTACTATGTAAACTATTTAAGCGATTTGATGGGTCAATGTCCcagaaacacaatatttttCTTAGGAAAAATCAGACTGCTTTACAACCCAAATCCATTCACCATCTGTTATTCAACTGTATAAACAATGTTATAATGCTTGATGACAGGGCCTTTCAAGCCACATTTAAAAGGTTTACCTGATGTGATTTGATCTATActccatttaaaaagtgtaaaacacaGAAACCTTTGAAAGCATAGATCTGAGGAAAAAACAGAGCTGGTCTAGCGATAAGGTTTTTTTCAGCTGCGATCACAGAGAGCAGTCTGCCAATTAAAACTGCTAGACTAAAATCCTAAACTTATGACGATTGAACTTTGGAAAACGAGTAAgaatcaacatttttcaaaagtctTTTCTAGATAGTTTCCCCCCTTGAAATACAATGTTTTGCAATGGCTTTCTAGGTTccttatttattacattttttatcaggtgaacaaaatgtttaagtAGGATAACTGAGAATGAGGTTGTAGGGTTTTATCATCTAACCCTGCCAATACttatatttttacttcattttatcCTCTCGTctacttattttattatgatCCGGCTGTTTTGTAAGTTGTTATTCTATGGTCGTTCAGCTTTTTTATCTGCAGTTTTTTCTTCATGAAAGCACTACATATGTAACCTTGTTAATGAaagtattgaataaataaagtgtctACATATTATTGTGCATCCCCTGTGCTCTAAAAAGGACGAAAAGCATTAATAAAAAGCAGTACATGTTTGCCTCTTGTGGTTGAAAtgagtaatacaaaaacaaacaggaaaaatTATCCACAATGTTTTTGTAAACctggtttaaaaacacatcacactTAGAGAATGGATCATCACAAATATTTATGTTCACCTCCCCCTTGTAGGGCTTCTAAAAGGACCTAAATGAATGAAACATTATTGCAATAATCACCGTATGTTAACATCTCTCCGCAGGAAGGGTCTTTACTCAGGCATGGTGGCCTTCCTCCTGGCGTCTCTGACATTACCCCACTCTGTTGGTCAATACATGGCTTCTAAGGTAGGAATCAACTACATTCATAAAGGCTCAGATAATAATGTGTGTACGTGTAAAATCAATGGATACTTTGCTATATGATGTGTGTTTCTCAATAGACCATCATCACAACTGTTTTACTctgatatttaaatacattactaATAAACAGCATTTACAGGGAGGGGTTACCAATAACAGATACGGTTGGAGTTATTGTAGATTGTTCTTATTGATAACAAATCCTACAAAAAGACCAATACTCCATATGAATTAGAGGTCAATTGTTCAAAAACTATGAAAACCCATCACTGAGCCACACTGTTGAAGCAGGTGTCAGGTTTCTTCACTACCATAAAACCAAGTGAACAGTGCACAAATCCTCCTGCTGTCATAAATACTCACTAGAACAACAAATGCATATTAATCCGCAACTGAAAATATTTCCCAACAAATATAGGGCCACAGAAAGAAAGTGGCGTTGAGAGattgaacaaatgaaaaatattgtcttttcaaaatgtgtttaaaaacatAGAATGCCTGATTAGTCCTTTAATGTTGACCTTTTGTTTCCTTcaagtgtgttgtgttttcacacATTAATCTGAAGGGCAGTAATCTGTTTCACAGCACACCATGAAGCAGCTCCTGACCTCCTTACTGGACAGCAGGCAGTGGAGCTCTCAATCCCACAATGCCTCTCTTCAGCTGGGGCCCGAGGCTTTGTTGGATTGGAGCTCTTCAGGGAGTCCTGTCTTCTTACCTCTGGCTGTGTTTCTGCTAATGAAGGTACTCACAATGGAAAGCAATTCAAGGAGTCCTTTATCTCTGTTTACCATGCACCGATAACCAACAGGTGACGTGATGAGACATGGTGACCCCTAATTGGCATACACTAATTGACATTTTTACTGAAGAGCGAGCTAAAGACTGTTTACCCTTTCAGGATGGAAATGCCTTCTGATAAGTGATGCTTACTCATAGCAACACTGCAGGTGGCAGCTAGAAATCTCAGCAGCCGTCCAAGTAATGGCTAAATCACTGGTGTTGATCAAGAACCCTGACCAACCAATCATCTATCTCAATTTGTGCTCAAAACGAggaaaaaatgccttttttgtttgttatacCGTACTTGGGTCCATTTACTATAACAACCAGACAAAAGACACCCAATCACACCAGGCTTTTGTCTTTACAAGGGTACAACTGGCACTCATTTCTCAGACAAATCTCCCTGCAGTAGTCAGTTTATAAAAGCTCAAGTTTCAATCACCAGTGACAGGACCCCAAGGTTGACACACCCATTTTGGCCCTTTTTCCGGCAAATTGCTATGGCACAAGTTAAAGGCATAtgtgttaatatatatatatttaataaatcgACAGGGATTAGGAACATTattataatgaatacatttacaaagCATATGATTGACAATCTCTCCACATAGCCAACAGattgacaaaaaataataattttagctttgaaaaacacacaaatgaattaATTGAAACCTTCTTTGTTGTTCTCTCAATAATCACCAACTGTGGtttggtatttaaaaaataagtgaCATTTTCACAGTCACTAACCCTGCTTTCCATGATAAGCAACCGTCTACAGGCAACGGGAAAGATGTCTATTGCCTGATTGCCTGATTTAGCGAGTAACAACTTGCATTAACAACCTCATTTTGGTGGAAAAAAGGtggacatttattttccaaaatagtCTCCAACTTCTCACTGGGATCCATTTACTTACAGTTTTACCCCGATTACCACACGCAGATGTGACATGTAAATGGAAATGAATCAGTTTATTTGTGCACTATTGATTCGAGAGCACTGAAATCATTTCCTTGCACGCAGATTGAAAGTGACAGTGACTCATCTGCTGTGCTACGAGAGCTTTTGTGGCAGTTCAGATGGCGAGAAGAGAGAtttgacagtgtgtgttgttgtttctgagATGTGGATGTTGGTCCTTGCCTGCACCCTGCCTCTGCCAGCTGGATACTTCATGCCAGTGTTTGTCTACGGTGAGTGAAGGGAGGAGTTTATTTGATATGTCTTGCTGCATTCTCCCCCCAGAATGGGAAAGCCCTGcagtaaactataaatattaAGGaacttttcttttgtgttttttatatttaaatttctGTTCTCTAGGGGCAGCTTTGGGCCGTTTTCTTGGAGAAGGAGTAGCTTATGTGTCTTCCACTGGACTGACTTCAGGCTTTCAGTGGGCTTCTATAAATCCTGGTGGCTACGCACTcgctggtaaaaaaaaaaacatcaatcaaCAGCTCTTTgttgttcatacagtgatgaCATGACCTATATATCAGCACTGTGTAGGCCTATACCCCTCTTTCATCTTCCCCGACCTCAGCATTTATATGCCACGTCCTATTTCTACAGCAAATTTGCTGGGAGCTTTGAAGTTGAAAGATTTGTTAATTTAGATGGTAAAAGTTTCAAAAAGCAATCAGGGTTTCAAATGAGGATGTCAAAAATGTCAACTGCCAAAATGTTGCATTAGATTAAACTCGCTAAGCCCCAAGGAGATGTTTTAGTTACAAAATGTACAGAATCCCAAAACCGTAAACTGTTTTTTGTCCAATAATGTCTTGCTATGaagtattttaataataaagtgGCACAGATACAGTATAACAATTGTTGACATAAGTGCAAGTTCAGTTCAGAGAGGTTTTTTTCTCATCTGTCTAAAATAACTAGTATATCGCCTTAAGTAGTACCTTTAACTTGGTTTCTTCTTGTAGGTGCAGCCGCTTTCTCCGGGGCCGTGACACACACCCTGTCCCCGGCTCTCCTGGCTGTAGAGTTAACCGGACAGTTCAGCCATGCTGTCCCAATCCTCATTGCCACTGTGCTGGCCAACGCCCTGGCCCGCTCTGGGCACCGGCCATCTTTCTATGACGCACTTTCCATCAGCAAGAGGCTCCCTCACCTGCCCTCCCTGAAAAAGGCATTCCCCCggttagtaaaaaaaaataaacttagACTTATTCAAGAAAAAAACGATGACCATCGGCTGTTAAAAAGGTGCATTCAAGGCAGGCAGATGGTTTTTAAGATGCAAAGGCAATGAATGTTTCcacagaaaatggaaaattgAGAACAATGTCTTGCGAAACCTACAAAGATCAAATATATATGGAGTTTACAATATTTGGAAGCTTCCAGGATGACAATGTTGATTCAAAGTGAAGTATTTCAACAAATGTAAGATTTTGATTTGATAAAGAAGATAGCAGAAGATACATTCTAAAGACTCTGATTATTCCTGGACTTTTAAGTAATGGCAACCTATGCTAGATAGTGTTTTAACATGCATATACTGTAGTTcgcaacaaacaaaacaaaacatgagtCTACATGACTGCTGACTCCTAACTGCTCTTAAACAGCTGGTTAGTTTTGATAACTAACTGGTCAgtataagaaaacacattttctgctatCAGCTATGCTAAGCAACACTCACCTGTTGTTAGCAGGCCGCATGTTGACCTTAGCTGTAGCTCAAAAGCTGACATCAGTGAAAAAATCTGGtctttattttgaacaaaagtATCTCAATATTAATTCCAAAGCCTATATGTTTCGATCCGCTGTAGATAATTGAGTGATATTCTTCTCATTTTTGGTTGTCCGGGAGACACAGCTCCTTCTGCAATGattaaatattactttaaagcattacatttaaatacagaaaaccaatttaaaaacatttgaagatttttttcaaacaggAGCTGTCTTGGTGATGTACAATGAATGCAAATTAGTTCAACGTGTGCTTTGAACATGATACACACCACCTTGGTGATAGCAGTCAGCGGCCCCACTGACGTTTTTCCTTCTTCATCTGTCTCTCATGCAGACTGAATTTCAGCCCCTAATAATATGCTTGGATAGAAATCAAGTCGTCATCACCCACAGCTTTTGGTCGACAGCATTCAGGCGGGGGCAGCAAATTAGTCTGTCAGGCACtacttgaatatgtttttccaGAGTCAAAAGTTATCATTCTGAATGTGTTGACAGGAGTGTCATAGTATTGGTACTTGTCAGATGCTCTTTTGTCACCACcatctttacatttaaacacagactCTCTTTTTGATTCCACAAGTGACatgatttatctttttttttctcaggctTCCCTCCACACCAGTGGGACACGTTTTAGGAGCGATATCGGTGAAGCTTCAGAAAGCTGCTGGGCCGATGGAAGTTAAGCTTGCTATCAACACCACTACCGACACACAAATCCCTGTGGTGGACTCGCATGGTGAGCGCACAGAAATTGATAGTAATTTACCCCAATTTTTTTACCCAAAGAGGTCATATTTTGTCTAAATCTTCACATATTGGAGGGTGTGGAAAATTGGCACCAAGTCCTAAGGATCCTAAAGAAAATGTCAGGCATCTATGATACCAAATAGAGAAAATTGTAACTGTTTCAAAAAGCTGTAGCAATTCAGCTGAGTGATAGTCTCTCAATAAGGAGCCGACAAGTGTGAGGAAATAGTCGGTTGGCCAGCTGAGCCGCAATCACATGGACacattttcatgtttgtaaCAGAGGACTCGCAGCCTGTTAGAGAGCTGCACACATTTGAAACTGTAGCAGACTGTGGCAAAGACATtgatttcctctcctctcttttgttAAAGAGTCGCAGATTATTCTGGGATTTGCTCTCCGTGCAGAGCTGCTGATGTTCCTGCTTCACTGCCAGACCGAGGTAAAAGGCTGCATGGAGTCAGACAGGTAGCTGCAGGGTTCAGAACGAAGGCAGAGGAGTGAgctgtgtgatgctgtttaAAATGCAGGCCATGATTTCTCCAATCCAGTTGGCATCGACTGAATGTCAAACAAAGATGAGAGCAGAATGTGCAGACAGGACTGCTGGCTGACGTAAAAAGCTCATTTCATGAAAGTACATCCATTTTCAGAGCGTAATGTAGAAAATTAGAGCTGTTTATCAGAGCGgttttaaagcaaatattgGAGCAACACCAGTCCAACAACAGAGAGCGTATTAAGGTTTTCAGCAATAAAGGAAACTGTGATCATCATCATTTCAAAAAGTACTGAATGCTGCTGAATGACAAGCAAGCATCTGACATCAAATGCATACAAATGTTAAATTGTTTGTGCCCTTTTGTGCAGACTCTGGAGAAACGTCTGGATGAGGTCTGCTGCATATACCCAACCTCTGTTCTGTTATCACCTCACAACACTGTTCAGGAGGTAGGAAAGGTTCAAGACTTCGGAAAATACtattatttgctttctttgcATTGATTCATTGTCTCTAAAAAGTGAATGTAGTCCCATTGACTTCGAACATTTGTAAGTGGACTACCTTGTAAAAGCCCTAGGTTTGGCTACTTGGCCGAACCACAAGTGGCCATAATATTTGGACAAGAGGGTGGAGCAGATGAAGAAGAAGCCTGCTAATGTACCAGATAACAATCACCCTACCAAGTGTTAATTTACGTTAACTTTGATATGAAGTGGGATGCTAATTTTAGCTAGCATAAAACAAGCTTGATACAAAACTATTTCCAGTAAAAAATGATCAACAGACTGCTTAGAGTCTTTTAGGTCTGCTTGCTGAACAACTCTGCGGTGGCAACCTGTCAAAGAAAAGGTAGCTAACCCTAAAGAATACTCAAcgttaatgtttgttttactctaaatgggacCATAATTTACAAACAAACTTAGTGCTGTATTGAAGAATACTCAAAACTAAAGATTGAGACGATAATATCATTAGGAAAGTGTTTTAATTAGCTAATAAATTAGGTTGGAACAAGcgtaattttctcatagacttttatACAATCAGACTTATTTTTGCAAACTGAGGTGTCGCCCCCTGCTGCCCGTTATAAAGAATGTTAAAAGTACTGTCTTGTTGGCCCgggccgtggcgcaactggctcgggcacctgcaccgtatgccggcgacccgggttcgattcccgacccgtggtcctttccggatctcaccccgactctctctcccaccttcctgtcactctccactttCCTttccgattaaaggcaaaaagctttttttttaaaagtaggcCTACTGTCTTTCTGAAAGAAAGTGAATAGttatatttcaaaaaacaatgaCCACTTTTATGCAATCAGTTACTTCAAATAAATGCTCCTTTGCATCCCACAGGCCCACAGTATCCTAAGTCTGGTTGGAGCTCAGACCTTGTTTGTTGCAGACAGTGGAAGGCTGATTGGGCTGATCACTTGGCCAGAGGTAATGATGTGATGTGTGTATTCTGGCTCACAAATATAAGTAATGACACAAACAGCTTGATTCTGTCACTTTCCTCTGTGAGAGGTTGTCTAGTCTGTATGCaaattttaaacaaaactgtcGCTGTATGCATTTGTATACATTATGTAGAAGGCACAGAAGGCTACTTGTGGATTCAAAGACTTCTCTTCCCTCCTTCCctatttctttatctgttttcTCTCACAGATGAAGAGAATATTAGAAGACTTGGCCAAAGATATCTAAGCGACACACAAGAAATAAGCTCATCCCTTGACCTTGTTCCATTTCTGTCTTGATTAGCTGCAATATAAACCTGGCTCTTATGAGAAGACATTTGTTACAGCTTTTCATCTGGCATTTTATTAAATTGCAGGATCTCATCTAACGAGGAGATAGCACAACCTGCACTGTGTGGCACTGCGTATTACTTTATAGAATTTACACCCGTAAGCTAAGATACGCCTCGGgcaacacagatacacacataaacacaaagacaattaACCAAGGTTAACCTAAACCCAGGGCTATACAATAAACACTGCATTTTTCCTGGGTTTAATGGCAGTTGTACCatgtgatctttttttaaattgtagaATTTTAAAGAACGTTACCTTCTGTACTTTAGCTTTGTGTCACAATGGCAATTTTAAGTCAGATGAATATTTGGTTTctaggaaaaaacaacattaatgttttaaagtcaAGTCGACCCACTTTGGGATTTGCCAGTGTGAGGCTTTCTAAGCCCAAGGATAACAGCATGCTAGTCTGGAGCTAAATGCAGTGTGAAAAGCCTTAATATGtgggatttaaaacaaaacacaaaaaacatttttgtgcaCCAATTTACACAATGTAACCTTCTAAATTTAAGATTCTTTTCCTCCTTCATTTAGCACTTGGGTTCTGTTTATTGCAGTTatggttaaaccatacactccagcACGTGCACTTCGCTCTGCATCGGCCAATCGCCTAGCTGCTCCCTCACTGCAGGGGGACACAGGAAAGCCTTAACAAAAACGTGCCTGTTTTTTTATCCTGGCTTCAAAATAgttgaaaaaaaatctctctTCTGTATATTTATCTATAAGAAATGTAACAACTTTATAAATCATATTGCCTGGCAACGACAACGTTGAAAGTGTTATCATCATACTGGGATGCAGGCATTTAATGCAAACTCCATTAAAATACTTCACCATAACATTTCTCCAGAACGTTTTTGAGTCCCAAGTTAAAGCTGCCATGTGTTGATCTTAAAATGTCTAGATCTGGAGCCCCCTAGTGGCAGCATCATAAAGGCTCCCTGTGGAATTGTGTATCCCCCCTTaccccaaaaaagaaaaaacatgacctTGAAATGTTCCACCAGaataaaatgcattacattatttttttcatagtGGCTTTGAGGTAACAATATTAAGTGATTTCTCATTTTCACATCATGAACAGGACAGTTGCCTTGGTAACAGGTTCGTGCTCATCTTAATGAAATCTTGATTGGAATCCAAATGATTTCTAAGCGCTTTTCTGGTGTGCTGATCAAAACCAAGGAAAAATGTGAATACTCATTATCAAAAGAAATTGTATATTCTCTTAAGAGAACACGTAGACTAGACAAACTAAAATGGTCAAATACGATGTGACAAAAGAAGTCAGGTACTGTATCCTTTTTACAACAATGAAAAGTAAATATGATCTTTACATGATTATCCtgtttttgaatttatttttataaattctGGCCATTATTTtggttacataaaaaaaaaacaccgaCCACATGCACTGATTCTGTTTCATTCTCCCTTTCCGTTTCTCTACACGTCTTTTCTCCACACCAATGCACTCGTCGCTCTCAgatattaaagtgtttttaatatctAATCATCGCCAGGAGACGGAGAGATAATTGGACTTTTTCTTTACAACACACTTTTCTCAAGATAGAAATGTTAAACCGGAAAGACAATacactttcatttcctttcGTATTTTCTGCTTTAGTTTGGACTTGTGTTTGATTCTTCAATGGGAAGTAAAAATGGGAACTACACAGCTcgtatattaaaatgtatgtttattaacAAGATATTTAACATCATTTCTGTTGAC
The Eleginops maclovinus isolate JMC-PN-2008 ecotype Puerto Natales chromosome 1, JC_Emac_rtc_rv5, whole genome shotgun sequence genome window above contains:
- the clcnk gene encoding chloride channel K, which encodes MKSLDEVPGSGIIVENNNLDQENQSETSHNKSPLLADPWKPCQRSRATAKEWLLKLRCCLGAVCGIKWYGYAALGVLTAILSFLMDLSVTKLLTAHLWLYMKLEGNCLLQFFCWTLYPACLCAVASSFSHNICPFSTGSGIPEVRTMLAGFKMPHYLSLTNMFTKFLGLICTLAAGSTVFLGKVGPFVHISTMIGAYLSNLCNLIQTNEKEKAGGEMLAAAAAVGVASCFGAPISGVLFSVEVMCSHFALRHYYPCFFSAACGALTFRLFSVWSGDDETPQALFKTNFPAAVPFYPLEILLFAFLGLLCGAVSCCYLSCHQWMLQFTKTNPIFNKMMTTEKGLYSGMVAFLLASLTLPHSVGQYMASKHTMKQLLTSLLDSRQWSSQSHNASLQLGPEALLDWSSSGSPVFLPLAVFLLMKMWMLVLACTLPLPAGYFMPVFVYGAALGRFLGEGVAYVSSTGLTSGFQWASINPGGYALAGAAAFSGAVTHTLSPALLAVELTGQFSHAVPILIATVLANALARSGHRPSFYDALSISKRLPHLPSLKKAFPRLPSTPVGHVLGAISVKLQKAAGPMEVKLAINTTTDTQIPVVDSHESQIILGFALRAELLMFLLHCQTETLEKRLDEVCCIYPTSVLLSPHNTVQEAHSILSLVGAQTLFVADSGRLIGLITWPEMKRILEDLAKDI